TTCCCCTTCGACTCGGATGAGTTCTGGAACATTGATGCAGTACAGATCCGCATCGCGGCGAAAGGGCCAGGCGTCTTCGTCGGTCGCTGGCTGCATTTCGTTCAGGATCGTGGCCAAACCGGGTTCAGCCGGCGGGGCTTGCTCAATGTACGATATCGGGCTCCAGTGTTTGCCGACACATCGCCCGCAACGGTAGAACGCTACGAACGATCGTTCGTTTGTTCGAGTATGCCCAAGATTGGCTTCAGAGCCGACGGGCCAGTCCATATAGACTGGGGTCAGCACCAGCTTCTGGGCAACTCCTGGCCAACGCTTGCAGACAGCCTGGAAGTGTTTCACCTGCCTTTGCGGGCCGCCGCCGCCATCGATTTGCGAGTGGCTCTAGCTGAAAGAACATTGGTAGGGCGCGAGCCCGGGCATAACTGGCAGGCACGTTTCTTTCGCGAGGCCGCCAAAGCCGGCAAGCAGGCTGTCGTCTGGGCGTCAAACAGCGCCAGCAAAGACGGCTTTCTCGATCTTCCAGGTGCGAGAGTCATGCTGATCGAGGATTGTCGCCTGGGCCTGGCTCTGCGGCAGGCCTGGCGTTACATGCTGCTTCACTATCCGGTTCAGATGTTCCGCCTGCCGGCCGAACCATCGGCGTGGTGGCCATGCCATTCGAAGGTCAGGGGCCGATAGTGCGGCCAGTCGCTCGATCCGAACCAAACATTCTGTCTGAGGGGCGCGACAGTGATCGCGCCGGGAGGAATTTGTCATGTCCAACAGCGCCTTGCCGCTGGTGATCAGCGCGCCGGAACCACGCACGCTCGACCTCATCTTCACGCCACCGCAACTGGCACGCCTGCGGGCCAACTACCGCATTGTCGAGACGACGGCCGATGGCGTGGCGAAACTGCCGGCCGATGTGCTGGCGGAGGCCCGCTACATCGTCGGCCAGCCGCCGATCACGCCGGAAACGCTGGAGACAATGAAGGCGCTGCGCTGCGTCTTCAATGTCGAGACCAATTTGCTCAACAACATGCCCTATGAGACGCTTTTTGCGCGCGGCATCCATGTCGTCACCACCGGGCTGGTATTCGCCGAGCCGGTGGCCGAGCTTGGCCTTGCCATGGCGCTCAACCTCGCCCGCAACATCGTCGATGCCGATCTCGCTTTCCGGCAGGGCAAGGAGCTTTGGGGCGGTGACGGCAACCAGACGGCGCAGCTTTTGTCC
The nucleotide sequence above comes from Mesorhizobium shangrilense. Encoded proteins:
- a CDS encoding glycosyltransferase family 2 protein, which codes for MNRNMSNLLICGVCMIKDAVDLVPFLCGHYLRIGFDRLVFIDDGSTDGTYEALQSISRACNKIVVEKTGDPVYRQKQVMNEAANTAVADGYPIVFPFDSDEFWNIDAVQIRIAAKGPGVFVGRWLHFVQDRGQTGFSRRGLLNVRYRAPVFADTSPATVERYERSFVCSSMPKIGFRADGPVHIDWGQHQLLGNSWPTLADSLEVFHLPLRAAAAIDLRVALAERTLVGREPGHNWQARFFREAAKAGKQAVVWASNSASKDGFLDLPGARVMLIEDCRLGLALRQAWRYMLLHYPVQMFRLPAEPSAWWPCHSKVRGR